Genomic window (bacterium):
GCAAGCAATTCAGCGTAAAGGTTAGAAACGATAGTTTGCGAGATAATAGACCCAAGGCATATTATTGTTTTGCAGGGTTGGCACATTTTGCCGCACCCATCATTGTTGAAAATATACCGATGGGCTCTATAGAAATAGAAGGAACACAAATATTTACCCATATTAACCCCAAAAAAATTGAAAATATCGCACAAGAACTGGGGTTTGACCCGGATGTCTTAATAGAAGCCGCTTCAGATATTAAAAAGTTTCCAGAAAATAGAATTTATGCCGCTGGAGAATTACTCCATTCAATTGCAAAAATCATCTCGTCATTATGTGCTCAAGAACATGAGCTAACACATAAAATTGCAGAATTATCCACTCTAAGTCATATCGGTAAGGCAATTACTTCAAACCTTGACTTAGATAAACTATTAGACTTAATACTTTATACCACGATTACTGTTCTTGAAGGAGATTCGGGTTCTATTATGCTTATAGATAAGGAAAAAGAGGAACTATATGTTAAATCTGGCTACGGAATAACAAAAGAGGTAATTAAAGGAAGAAGGATTAAAATCGGTAAGGATATTGCGGGCTATGTGGCTAAAGAAAATAAACCATTGCTTATAAATCGTGGTATAGACGATTCTCATTTTGTTAGCATTCTACATAGAGAAGGGCTAAAATCTGTGATGTCAATACCGTTAGTTATTAAAAATGAACTGGAAGGTGTATTTAATATTGACCGCACCAAAGGGAGAGATTTTACAGAGGATGATTTGAATATGTTTGGGGCATTAGCCGTTCAGGCAAGTATTGTTATAGAGGATGCATTCTTATATCAAGAGCTTGAAGATAAAACCTCTGAATTAACGGCATTTTCTAAAGTTGGCAAGGGTATCTTATCTACTTTAAGCATTGAGCGGGTTTTAAAATTAATACTTAACGCCGTCGCCGAGGTAATGAATACAAAACAATGTGCCATTAGAATCATAGATAAAAAAGAAGGTAGATTAATCTTACAAGACTCAATAGGTTTGAATCAAAAAGAATTAGCCGTAGAAGAAAAATTTGCCATCCAATCCGCAGAACAGAAAAAACCTATTGTTTGTGCGGATGTAAAGAAGGAATATCCAGAAGAAAAAATCGAAATCTCCTCATTATTAAGTGTTCCTTTGATAATCCGGGAACGGGTACTGGGGACTAATAGCGTTCTTTCAACAAAACCACATCAATATACCCAACATGAAATAGATTTACTTTCTACATTTGCCGACCAGGCCTCTATTGCCATTGAAAATGCAGGATTATTTGAGGCGGTTAGAAAGGGACTTTTAGAGACGGCTTCAGACATAGGTCAAACGATAGACCTCAAAGATGCCTATATAAGTGGTCATTCTGAGGAAAAGGCAAGATATGCCTATGAGATTGCCCGGGCATTAAATATGAGTGAGTCAGCCGCAGAAAATATAAAAATGGCAACACTCCTGCATGATGTCGGTAAGATTGGTATTCCAGAAGAGATTTTGCTTAAACCAGGTAAATTAAGTGATGAGGAATTTGAAGCGGTTAAAAAACATCCTCTTATCTCAACCGAAATTTTAAAATCAATCGCATTTCCAAAAGAGATAATATGTGCTATTCGTCATCACCACGAAAGGTTTGATGGGAAAGGTTATCCAGATGGTCTAAGTAAAGATGAAATAGCTAAAGAGGCACTCATTATTGAGGCAGTAGATGCTTATGGTGCGATGACAAAAGATAGACCTTATCGAAAAGCACTATCTAAAGAAGAGGCGGCTAAAGAACTAAAGAATGGTGCCGGAACTCAGTTTGACCCGGAGGTAGTAGATGCCTTTATAAAGATATTAAAAACGGAAAAATCCTCAAAAGGAGCGTAAATAAAGTGACTCTGAAGGCAAAAGCTAATGACGGGGAAATATCTGACGAGATACAACAAATAGCCAAAAGTGAAAATGTCACATTAGAATTTATTCACCAGGGGCTATGTGAAGGAACCATCGTTATTCCTCATAATCCTAATCATAAAAAACTATCCAGACAATGCGGTATTGGAAAGGGACTTCGGACGAAAGTCAATGCCAATATTGGAACATCACCGAGTATCACTAATCTTCAAGAAGAACTAAAAAAAACTAAAGTGGCAATCGAGGCTGGTGCGGATACGATAATGGATTTATCTATTGGTGGAGATATAAGAAAGATAAGACTTGAAATACTTAAGGATTTAGAAGTGCCTCTTGGAACCGTGCCGATTTATCAAGCCGCTATCGAAGCGGTTGATAATAAAGGGTCAATCCTTGAAATGACCCCAGAATCAATCTTAAAGGTGATTGAAGAGCAGGCAAAAGATGGTGTTGACTTTATGACTATTCATGCAGGTGTAACTAAACACACGATTGAAAGGTTAAAAAATCAAGAAAGAATTATGGATGTCGTTAGTCGAGGTGGGGCATTTTTAATCGAGTGGATGATTTTTCATAACCAGGAAAATCCACTTTATCAATATTTTGATGCTATCCTGAATATCGCTTTTGAATATGATATTGTTTTGAGTCTTGGTGATGGGCTACGGCCTGGTTGCTTAAAAGATGCTACTGATAGACCACAGATACAAGAATTAATCACCTTAGGTGAATTAACTAAGCGAGCCTTTGAAAAAAATGTTCAGGTAATGATTGAGGGACCAGGTCATATACCGATAAATCAAATTTCAGCAAATGTTTTATTAGAAAAAAGGCTATGTTACGAGGCACCATTTTATGTTTTGGGACCCCTTGTTACTGATATAGCCCCGGGTTATGACCATATCACCGGGGCAATAGGTGGAGCAATTGCGGCCGCTTCTGGTGCTGATTTCCTGTGTTATGTTACCTCAGCAGAACATCTTAGACTCCCAACGATTGAGGATGTTAAGGAAGGAGTTATCACCTCAAGAATAGCCGCTCATGCCGGCGATGTCGCTAAAGGTATTCCTTGTGCATTGGATAGGGATATACAAATGGCTCAGGCACGAAAAAAATTAGATTGGGAAACTCAAATTAAACTGGCAATTGACCCTGAAAGGGCAAGTAAATACCAACAACAATCTCCACCACTATCTGAAGGTTGCACGATGTGTGGAAAATATTGTGCGATGAAAGAGGTAGAAAAGTTTTTTAGGAGGTAAAAAAAGTGGAGAAATCCAAAATCCAAAATCCAAAATCCAAAATTAACTTAGTGTTTCTTATTATTTTAATAATAAGTCCTGCGTTAATCCTGGCAGAAGAATATTATGGTCCTAAAAAGAAAATTATTGTTGAGGATTTCTATGTTAATCTGAAGAATGCCCCTCCTCAAAGTGCTAAAATCTTTACTTCAAAATTTAGATTAGCGTTACTTAACACAAATAGGTTTGTGGTTAAAAAGGCAAAAACTGAAGAATTTACTCAAATGATAGTTCGTGGGAAAATCTTAAAATGTCAGGAAGAAAAATTAACTAAATGGTATGAGAAAACCTTACCAGCTCGATTCAGAGGACCAAAGACTACCAGGGCATACATTGTAGTAGCAATAGACCTATGTGACCCCAATAGAGATTTGGTAATTAAATCCCTTCGGATTAAAGGAGATGCAAAAGTGAGCGAGGGAAAATTAGGGGAAAAACCCACTGTGGATGTAGAACATTCGGCACTTGTTATGTCCATTAATAAGGTGCTAACAAAAGTAGTTGGTATGATAATTGCAGAAATGGGAAAATACAAATGGGAAGCAAGAATAACCAGTGTAAATGGGAATAAGCTTTACATTGACAGTGGATTAGAGGCAGACATAAAGGCAGGAATGATCTTTAAA
Coding sequences:
- the thiC gene encoding phosphomethylpyrimidine synthase ThiC is translated as MTLKAKANDGEISDEIQQIAKSENVTLEFIHQGLCEGTIVIPHNPNHKKLSRQCGIGKGLRTKVNANIGTSPSITNLQEELKKTKVAIEAGADTIMDLSIGGDIRKIRLEILKDLEVPLGTVPIYQAAIEAVDNKGSILEMTPESILKVIEEQAKDGVDFMTIHAGVTKHTIERLKNQERIMDVVSRGGAFLIEWMIFHNQENPLYQYFDAILNIAFEYDIVLSLGDGLRPGCLKDATDRPQIQELITLGELTKRAFEKNVQVMIEGPGHIPINQISANVLLEKRLCYEAPFYVLGPLVTDIAPGYDHITGAIGGAIAAASGADFLCYVTSAEHLRLPTIEDVKEGVITSRIAAHAGDVAKGIPCALDRDIQMAQARKKLDWETQIKLAIDPERASKYQQQSPPLSEGCTMCGKYCAMKEVEKFFRR
- a CDS encoding HD domain-containing phosphohydrolase — translated: MKRRIKPKPLEMEKILKMSDIVMVLFLLIIIFISYLAYQEGIGYMFILWAPLSAYIAVFYLYLVNILKQQNQHLSRQNKALVLANQKKSEFVYNCAYQLRTPLTTIKGAIDLLLDKAFGEISPGQERFLFNIDKSLLQLNGLVCNLLDHSMMTSGRQDLDIKLTNIQSLVDDVLTFFKPSAMEKNITLESIIPKDISDVPADSERIRQVLVNLIDNAIRFTQESGKVSIQAKEWSDCIQVGVINTGKGLQEEDYERIFDEFFKKAPLYGGQGLGLAIAKGIIEAHSGEIWADGTPDKGSSFYFTLPKETKALDLMKQRREVSEFLNPTLTLVDYVDQKTLQKILDNFTEAIGLSVSILDTGGNYIIKPVGLNRFCSLIQGCAKGQTKCKQFSVKVRNDSLRDNRPKAYYCFAGLAHFAAPIIVENIPMGSIEIEGTQIFTHINPKKIENIAQELGFDPDVLIEAASDIKKFPENRIYAAGELLHSIAKIISSLCAQEHELTHKIAELSTLSHIGKAITSNLDLDKLLDLILYTTITVLEGDSGSIMLIDKEKEELYVKSGYGITKEVIKGRRIKIGKDIAGYVAKENKPLLINRGIDDSHFVSILHREGLKSVMSIPLVIKNELEGVFNIDRTKGRDFTEDDLNMFGALAVQASIVIEDAFLYQELEDKTSELTAFSKVGKGILSTLSIERVLKLILNAVAEVMNTKQCAIRIIDKKEGRLILQDSIGLNQKELAVEEKFAIQSAEQKKPIVCADVKKEYPEEKIEISSLLSVPLIIRERVLGTNSVLSTKPHQYTQHEIDLLSTFADQASIAIENAGLFEAVRKGLLETASDIGQTIDLKDAYISGHSEEKARYAYEIARALNMSESAAENIKMATLLHDVGKIGIPEEILLKPGKLSDEEFEAVKKHPLISTEILKSIAFPKEIICAIRHHHERFDGKGYPDGLSKDEIAKEALIIEAVDAYGAMTKDRPYRKALSKEEAAKELKNGAGTQFDPEVVDAFIKILKTEKSSKGA